In Nocardioides cavernae, a single genomic region encodes these proteins:
- a CDS encoding LCP family protein, with translation MKLVRTVALVAVLAVTAFVVPTSAVQPTDVSLVRIRHAEGVAVGGEDVIWILAVGSDARPGQAMTRSRGDALQMVGINTRTGSATAIGVPRDSWVAIPGHGREKINSALYFAGPRGMAGAMRNLVGIEPDYVLVTRFPFFEDMVDDIGGITVTNPRRFQDPYLKKEGFKQGRIHLDGYNAMAFSRIRKGLVGGDFDRSANQQRTLRGIHARIRSQAARPGFIERGVMTVMAHTDTNASPAELFEIAQAVAQVDPRKITTCVVRGRIGFVGAASVVFPDVAQARRLGREARPDAALRGC, from the coding sequence ATGAAGCTCGTGCGCACGGTCGCCCTCGTGGCGGTGCTGGCCGTCACCGCGTTCGTCGTACCCACGTCGGCGGTGCAGCCGACCGACGTCAGCCTGGTGAGGATCCGCCACGCCGAGGGCGTCGCCGTCGGCGGCGAGGACGTCATCTGGATCCTGGCGGTCGGCTCCGACGCCCGGCCGGGTCAGGCGATGACGCGGTCGAGGGGCGACGCCCTGCAGATGGTCGGCATCAACACCCGCACGGGGTCCGCCACCGCCATCGGGGTGCCGCGGGACTCGTGGGTCGCGATCCCCGGCCACGGCCGGGAGAAGATCAACTCCGCGCTCTACTTCGCCGGTCCGCGGGGGATGGCCGGCGCGATGCGCAACCTGGTCGGCATCGAGCCCGACTACGTCCTGGTCACCCGGTTCCCGTTCTTCGAGGACATGGTCGACGACATCGGGGGCATCACCGTCACCAACCCGCGCCGCTTCCAGGATCCCTACCTGAAGAAGGAGGGGTTCAAGCAGGGCCGCATCCACCTCGACGGCTACAACGCCATGGCCTTCTCCCGGATCCGCAAGGGCCTGGTCGGAGGGGACTTCGACCGCTCGGCCAACCAGCAGCGGACGCTTCGCGGCATCCACGCCCGGATCCGCTCGCAGGCCGCCCGGCCCGGGTTCATCGAGCGTGGCGTGATGACGGTGATGGCCCACACCGACACCAACGCCTCGCCCGCCGAGCTCTTCGAGATCGCCCAGGCCGTCGCCCAGGTGGACCCGCGCAAGATCACGACGTGCGTGGTGCGCGGTCGGATCGGCTTCGTCGGTGCCGCCAGCGTGGTCTTCCCCGACGTGGCGCAGGCGCGGCGCCTGGGGCGCGAGGCCCGACCGGATGCCGCCCTGCGCGGCTGCTGA
- a CDS encoding choice-of-anchor P family protein, producing MEHHVGHGRRRRWAATIGVGLSIGLVAAGVTAPVAVAEGTSEVAARAASTDQLTGFGYRGDVYGVKLVTDSVEALNLKDAHAQQLCTRSAGKVVEQQSIVSVPDNPLIRVSASTSRTETYADGETHGVRGTNTIGDISVGGTVGPLTTPRLVIKGLQTTAHAFHTPRGYGHDEGFTFASITLDLLDDTVVQQLPPELQQLLAPLDQVSDTVFTGTQQVAQQVFQVLSDVTKPIVIPGLGTIALGYENGRANSRNAQSQASALRIEVTAGDRRQLVELGTARVRMGGPAPVGVFRSGGTAMDYQALEGALKFGNVEHKALPCQGTRGRTQTYQVPHATQLVPVPVLLEGVTYQVNGDQFRARTGKKRGKVAKGWSRTAIESVSIPTAQLVITDVSSRAAMRQKAGKRVGSKVSTGVGSITVAGQPVPVPAPGEVVELPGGVGEIQRQLVDTGYRGSQVIGLRIKLYSDAVVIDLARTAGRIYGS from the coding sequence ATGGAGCACCACGTGGGACACGGCAGGCGACGTCGCTGGGCAGCGACCATCGGCGTGGGTCTGAGCATCGGTCTCGTGGCTGCGGGGGTGACCGCGCCGGTCGCCGTGGCGGAGGGCACCTCCGAGGTGGCGGCGAGGGCGGCGAGCACGGACCAGCTCACCGGCTTCGGCTACCGCGGCGACGTCTACGGCGTGAAGCTGGTGACCGACAGCGTCGAGGCGCTCAACCTCAAGGACGCCCACGCGCAGCAGCTGTGCACCCGCTCGGCCGGCAAGGTCGTCGAGCAGCAGAGCATCGTGTCGGTCCCGGACAACCCGCTGATCCGTGTCTCGGCCAGCACGAGCCGCACCGAGACGTACGCCGACGGCGAGACGCACGGCGTCCGCGGCACCAACACGATCGGCGACATCAGTGTCGGCGGCACCGTCGGTCCGCTGACCACGCCCCGCCTGGTCATCAAGGGCCTGCAGACGACCGCGCACGCCTTCCACACCCCGCGGGGCTACGGCCACGACGAGGGCTTCACCTTCGCCAGCATCACCCTCGACCTTCTCGACGACACCGTGGTGCAGCAGCTGCCGCCGGAGCTCCAGCAGCTGCTCGCCCCGCTCGACCAGGTCAGCGACACCGTCTTCACCGGGACCCAGCAGGTCGCCCAGCAGGTCTTCCAGGTCCTGAGCGACGTCACCAAGCCCATCGTCATCCCCGGCCTCGGCACGATCGCGCTCGGCTACGAGAACGGCCGCGCCAACAGCCGCAACGCCCAGTCGCAGGCCTCGGCACTGCGGATCGAGGTCACCGCCGGCGACCGCCGCCAGCTCGTCGAGCTCGGCACCGCCCGCGTCCGGATGGGCGGCCCGGCGCCCGTCGGCGTCTTCCGCTCCGGCGGCACGGCGATGGACTACCAGGCGCTCGAGGGTGCGCTGAAGTTCGGCAACGTCGAGCACAAGGCGCTCCCCTGCCAGGGCACCCGCGGACGGACGCAGACCTACCAGGTCCCCCACGCCACCCAGCTCGTCCCGGTGCCGGTGCTGCTCGAGGGCGTGACGTACCAGGTCAACGGCGACCAGTTCCGCGCCAGGACCGGCAAGAAGCGCGGCAAGGTCGCCAAGGGCTGGTCCCGCACCGCGATCGAGTCGGTCTCCATCCCCACCGCCCAGCTGGTCATCACCGACGTCAGCTCGCGCGCGGCGATGCGCCAGAAGGCCGGCAAGCGGGTGGGCTCGAAGGTCTCGACCGGCGTCGGGTCCATCACCGTCGCCGGACAGCCGGTGCCGGTCCCCGCACCCGGCGAGGTCGTCGAGCTGCCGGGCGGCGTCGGTGAGATCCAGCGCCAGCTCGTCGACACCGGCTACCGCGGGTCGCAGGTGATCGGCCTGCGGATCAAGCTCTACTCCGACGCCGTCGTCATCGACCTGGCCCGCACCGCGGGACGGATCTACGGCTCCTGA